The genome window CGTGTGGCCAGGTTTGAGGGTCGACAGGGAATGCGGTGACCTCGAAATGTCTTGTTGCACGACGGCTGCCTCGGGTTTTAAGGCGAACCTCCAGGGTTCTGGGGTTGTCAGCGGTTATGTTAGGGCCCTTCAGGGCATATGTTCCCCGGGCTACGTCACGGTCGTCCAGAATGTGGCGAAAATGCCGACCGCAGAGCTCCGTCGGCTGATAACCCAGCAGACTTTCGACCTTGCTGTTTACGAAGCAAAAATGACCATGATCGTCGAGCATGAACACAATGTCGGGGGAGCTGTTTACGATATACCGGTGCAGGGCTTCCGACTTCTCCAGCCGCATCTGAACGTGTTCATGGGCTTTCATCAGCGACTGCTGACCGATAACACTTTCAACGGTGGCGAGTAACTCTTCCGGATCAAAGGGTTTCCGGATGTAGTCCAGTGCACCCCGCCGGAGTGCACGACTGACGGCGTTGAAGGAGCTTTCTCCGCTGACCACGATGGTGCCGCAGTCGGGCTGGATGTCGGTCAGGTGGGCCATGACATCGAAGCCATCGACTTCTGGCATTCGCAGGTCCAGAAGAGCCAGGTCGAAGTGTTGCGAATTTACCAGTTCACATGCCTTTGCCCCTCCACTGGCTTCCGTAACCTGGTAGCCACGGTCCCGCAACAGGGAGGCGAGTGTAGTCAGCAGGCGGGGCTCGTCATCCACCACCAGAATGTGGGCGGTTAATCCATAACTGAAAGGCTGGTCAGCGAGTTCAGATGCCATCGGTCTGTGTCCGTTTCATCGTCAGTCGGTCTCATTCTTTTTATGGCTGGCCGCTGGCAGCAAAATCCTGAAGGTGGTTCCTTCCTGCCCCGTGCGGCAAGCTATGATGGCCTCCATGTCATCAATGAGCTGCTTCACAATACTCAGGCCCAAACCGCTGTGGCCCTCTCCCTTTGTGGTACTGACCGGTGCAAACAGCGATTCCCGAATCTGCTCGGGTATTCCCGCTCCGGTATCCGTAATCTCAAGCTCCACCCACGTGCGGTTATTTTGCCACACAGGGGCCGATGTCCTTATTTCGACTCTGCCGCCATCTTCGGGAAGACTTTCCGCCGCATTACGTACCAGATTGATTACGATCTGGCGAATGGGTGGAGCGCTCGCGGCGACTTCGGTTGACTGTTTGCACAGTAGCACGTCAAGTTTACGTTTGCTGTCCGCGAACAGGCTGTCTTCCAGTATACGTGAGAGACTTTTCAGCTCGGCATTCAATTCAGTGCTCGGCCCGATCCCTTCGGAATCCTGCAGTGCGCTGTCGGAACGACTCATCTGCAGCAGCAGATTGCCTGCCCGGTCCAGCTCCTCACGAATGACATCCAGCTCCTGGCGCACGTCACTATCTTCAAGCCGGTTTCTCAGCCTGAAAATATACTGACGTATAATGGTTAACGGATTACTTACCTCGTGTACCTGCTTTCGCATCTGCGCGCTGGCGATTTCTTCATCAAACTGATGGTCAGCCTTCGAAGGTGTGACTGCGGGCGTCCGGTCACCCAGAGCGATCGAGAGCTGGCGAGTAAACAAACTGGCAAGTTCAGTGGTCGCTGTCAGATCCTCCTTGTCCGTGCCCAGGGCGAACACGCCCGAGGACTTGTCGCCACTGACAACCGGCACTGCCAGCAGGGATGGCGCATGCAGGAGAGACAGCAACTGGCGATCCAGAACCGTGGGAGCGCGATCCCCGAGGCTCACGGAGCGCCCCGAAGTGAATGCTTCGGTCAGCACGCTACCGCCAGGCTGGGCCGAGATGGAAAAATGCGGGATGTCACC of Marinobacter sediminum contains these proteins:
- a CDS encoding HDOD domain-containing protein, which gives rise to MQFAPDLQLPSLPEVTLRALEACQQDENYRTISQIVSADTALVTRILALANSALYGPTTRIRSVDQALLRLGTRRFHTLVLTAALRQLLFELGGDEWQQLRDFWRHSLTTALTARALATLTRYSEPDEAFMLGMLHNIGELIAIKTPAAETKQYYFDHQSDIAAELVTAWGLGPMAADAMRYQQALPNELRDAGHLVKLISLATRLALSDAAGIAAAATIFGLNEELTREINRRIAHEVSGMAASLGIPLDDEYSGESATQQLKQVILRQTIASQAIQLADLNGEMDSILAETVNSLTLVTGLPALCFGHVDDNLVLLSGTIGDIPHFSISAQPGGSVLTEAFTSGRSVSLGDRAPTVLDRQLLSLLHAPSLLAVPVVSGDKSSGVFALGTDKEDLTATTELASLFTRQLSIALGDRTPAVTPSKADHQFDEEIASAQMRKQVHEVSNPLTIIRQYIFRLRNRLEDSDVRQELDVIREELDRAGNLLLQMSRSDSALQDSEGIGPSTELNAELKSLSRILEDSLFADSKRKLDVLLCKQSTEVAASAPPIRQIVINLVRNAAESLPEDGGRVEIRTSAPVWQNNRTWVELEITDTGAGIPEQIRESLFAPVSTTKGEGHSGLGLSIVKQLIDDMEAIIACRTGQEGTTFRILLPAASHKKNETD